A stretch of the Mycobacteroides immunogenum genome encodes the following:
- a CDS encoding DNA methyltransferase, whose amino-acid sequence MKYRFITPGEARPDDKPFTYFASDNPDPKPVESVLNDSGQGRTVFGNNAALIDMVARLYVPDGAQVRDVTWGKGAFWKGTDTSRFSLRGSDVADHIGGHDGIVRADFRALPDEDESVDLVVLDPPYIHNPGKHVTDSRYNNAATTKGLSHADIRELYRAGMAEALRVLRPGGQLWVKCKDEIESGKQKWSHIEIHDDATDLGLYARDLFVLVPPSKSPQSRWNTQKHARKVHSYLWVFDKPKRSRRAA is encoded by the coding sequence ATGAAATATCGATTCATCACTCCGGGTGAAGCACGACCCGATGACAAGCCCTTCACGTATTTCGCATCGGACAACCCCGACCCCAAGCCTGTCGAGTCGGTGCTCAACGATTCCGGCCAGGGACGGACGGTCTTCGGCAATAACGCCGCTCTCATCGACATGGTGGCCCGACTGTACGTCCCGGACGGTGCTCAGGTGCGGGACGTGACATGGGGTAAAGGAGCGTTCTGGAAGGGCACGGACACCAGCCGTTTCTCCCTGCGGGGCAGCGATGTCGCTGATCACATCGGCGGTCACGACGGGATTGTCCGAGCCGACTTCCGTGCTCTCCCGGACGAAGACGAGTCCGTAGACCTCGTAGTGCTGGATCCCCCGTACATCCACAACCCGGGCAAGCACGTCACCGACAGCAGGTACAACAATGCGGCTACGACGAAGGGGCTGTCCCACGCCGACATCCGCGAGTTGTACCGGGCTGGGATGGCCGAGGCGCTGCGAGTGCTGCGTCCCGGCGGACAGCTCTGGGTGAAGTGCAAGGACGAAATCGAATCTGGGAAGCAGAAGTGGAGTCACATCGAAATCCACGACGATGCTACCGATTTGGGTCTGTACGCGCGTGACTTGTTCGTCTTGGTGCCGCCGTCGAAGTCCCCACAGTCCCGGTGGAACACGCAGAAGCACGCGCGCAAAGTCCACTCATACCTATGGGTCTTCGACAAGCCGAAACGGTCACGGCGCGCTGCATGA
- a CDS encoding helix-turn-helix transcriptional regulator → MEVPEVRFLNRRELAERWSMSARTLENWAVLGRGPTPRRFGKRVLYRLVDVLAYEQSVFEESA, encoded by the coding sequence ATGGAAGTACCCGAGGTGCGGTTCCTTAACCGCCGTGAGCTGGCGGAACGCTGGAGCATGAGCGCGAGGACGCTGGAGAACTGGGCTGTGCTGGGGCGTGGGCCGACACCACGCCGATTCGGCAAGCGAGTGCTCTACCGATTGGTCGATGTGCTGGCCTACGAGCAGTCCGTGTTCGAGGAGTCGGCGTGA
- a CDS encoding site-specific integrase — translation MAATDSEDGAISKNTRVTTLLQRRLDRMVEDNEPVRTRDTYRLRFNYWNANAEGLTVGECTPGRLYRILEAVQAQHGHTTAKQLRGNLIRVLDEAVRDGVVDTNPARVIAAPPKPRAKPETPKRKAAEPIEAAQLPAVLNALATSDYCLEADLTDPILMHIATGLRVSEILALRWKEFAPADKTIQVTGRVVRGTGIGLLRQPVNDESRKGVSPVIALPKFAVEMLVARAAEPRPGGMDLIFPSSIGTLRDTNNFAKQWRKARASLGETLEKTTGHSFRKTLGNLVTDERSDPRIAADVLGHTNVATTLKHYLQRNRVHHDAAALVEKAVRGPKPRKPRKS, via the coding sequence TTGGCAGCGACCGATTCCGAGGACGGTGCTATTAGCAAAAACACGCGGGTCACAACCCTGCTGCAGAGACGGCTCGACAGAATGGTCGAAGATAACGAGCCGGTGCGGACACGGGACACCTACAGGCTGCGGTTCAACTACTGGAACGCTAACGCTGAAGGACTGACGGTTGGCGAGTGCACACCTGGGCGGCTCTACCGAATCCTGGAGGCTGTGCAGGCGCAGCATGGTCACACTACAGCTAAGCAATTGCGCGGCAACCTGATTCGAGTTCTCGATGAGGCGGTGCGCGATGGTGTCGTGGATACTAACCCTGCCCGTGTTATCGCTGCTCCACCGAAACCGAGAGCGAAGCCCGAGACGCCCAAACGCAAAGCAGCGGAACCCATTGAAGCAGCTCAACTGCCCGCAGTGCTGAACGCGCTCGCAACATCCGACTACTGTCTCGAAGCCGACCTTACAGACCCCATCCTCATGCATATCGCCACCGGGTTGCGAGTTAGCGAGATCCTCGCGCTGCGATGGAAGGAATTCGCCCCTGCCGACAAGACGATTCAGGTCACAGGTCGCGTGGTACGCGGGACCGGAATCGGTTTGTTGCGCCAACCCGTCAACGATGAATCACGTAAGGGTGTCTCCCCGGTCATCGCACTGCCCAAGTTCGCCGTGGAGATGCTGGTTGCTCGCGCAGCCGAACCACGACCTGGCGGAATGGACCTCATTTTCCCCTCCTCGATAGGCACACTTCGTGACACCAACAACTTCGCCAAGCAGTGGCGGAAAGCCCGCGCCTCTCTCGGTGAGACCCTGGAAAAGACCACCGGCCATAGTTTCAGGAAGACCTTGGGCAACCTGGTCACCGACGAGAGGTCAGACCCCCGCATCGCCGCTGACGTGCTCGGACACACAAACGTGGCGACCACACTCAAGCACTATCTCCAGCGCAACAGAGTGCACCATGATGCCGCCGCGCTGGTCGAGAAGGCCGTCCGTGGGCCGAAACCCAGGAAACCTCGCAAGTCCTAA